The genomic window GTCCTTCACGTGGGCGATGATGATGAGCGAACTCATCGTCGGGGTCAGGGTGTTGTGGGGATTTTCACCACCATCGTGTTGGTTCTCAATAAAATAGCCGGGCTTTTTCAGCTTCCCCACGTCATGGAAATAAGAACAAACCCGGCACATCGGTGCGTTCGCCCCGACTTTTTCCGCCGCCGCTTCCGCCAGCGAGGCCACCACCAGGCTGTGGTGGAAAGTCCCGGGCGCTTCGAGCTGCATCTGGCGCAGGAGCTTGTGATTCAAGTCGCTCAGTTCCAGCCAACTGATGTCGGTGGTAAGGTGGAAGGCTCCTTCGAAAAGCGGCAGCAGTCCGCTGATGAGCAGGGCCGTGAGCACCGCCGTCCCGAACGCCGCAGCACTGCCATTCCCCAGGAGTTGCAGGTGATCCATCGATTGCGGTCCGAAAACGGCGACGAGATCCAGCCGGCCGAGCACCAGTCCGGTCACGAGGGTGACCGCGCCAATATAAATTCCCGCCTGCAGGAGCTGGAGGCGCTTCCTTACCTGATAGGCAAGCAGAACGCTGGTCATACCCGCCACCAAGCTCAGGATCAGATAGCCGAGGACTTCCTCTTCCGGAGCCAGCAAACAACCGATGAGCGTTACATAAACCGCTGAAAATGAAGCCACCGCACGTCCCAACAGGACTCCATGGAGCATCGGTGCGAGAGCGAACGGGACTGCGAAAAACCGGAAAACCTCCGGAATCGCCCCGACGTCCGCGAGACTCATCACCGCCCTGACCAGCAGCAGGTGACCGAAAATACCTCCCAACACCAACACCACCCGGCTGTTCCGGCGGCAGGAGCCTTGCAAATTGATGTGGAACATCACCAGCGCGGTGAATGCGATGATGAATGCGTAACGCCCCCCCTTGAGAATGTCCTGACCGAACGCCGTGTCCGGAGAAGAGTTGAGAACGAGTGCCGCCGTACCCACGACGAACGTGGCGTAAAGCGAGAGTTTCACCCAGAAGCTGTCTTCCAAGGCTTGCACCATCGGGTTCTCGCTATGAACCCGGCGTTTTTTTCCAGACGAGAGTCCCTGTCGGGCCAACCGCCAGCGTTTGATGGCATCCACAAATCCCACGGCGGTG from Luteolibacter yonseiensis includes these protein-coding regions:
- a CDS encoding HDIG domain-containing metalloprotein, whose protein sequence is MGFVDAIKRWRLARQGLSSGKKRRVHSENPMVQALEDSFWVKLSLYATFVVGTAALVLNSSPDTAFGQDILKGGRYAFIIAFTALVMFHINLQGSCRRNSRVVLVLGGIFGHLLLVRAVMSLADVGAIPEVFRFFAVPFALAPMLHGVLLGRAVASFSAVYVTLIGCLLAPEEEVLGYLILSLVAGMTSVLLAYQVRKRLQLLQAGIYIGAVTLVTGLVLGRLDLVAVFGPQSMDHLQLLGNGSAAAFGTAVLTALLISGLLPLFEGAFHLTTDISWLELSDLNHKLLRQMQLEAPGTFHHSLVVASLAEAAAEKVGANAPMCRVCSYFHDVGKLKKPGYFIENQHDGGENPHNTLTPTMSSLIIIAHVKDGVDLAVKNKLNPRIIDVIQEHHGDSLVYYFYRRAQEQKKAEMEKVDRRLENPEDLPMVEEKNFRYPGPRPSTRESGIISLADSVESASRSLQKPTPAKIRALVDDIVRTRINDGQLDACPLTLRELALVKDSFSSTLRSMLHSRIDYPKDDSASATKRLSSDPSHGGRVIPMPKRA